DNA sequence from the Cohnella herbarum genome:
CGAGAGTTACACGAAAAAATCGACTAATTCTGAAGTAGTAGCTAGTTTCAGCGAGAGTTGCTCGAAAAAATCGACTAATTCGGGAGTAGTGGCTAGTTTCAGCTAGAGTTACTCGAAAGAATCGATATGAACTTCGGCGCTAAGCCAAAGGCACAACTTTGTCAGGTCATTCCTAAGAGTTTGAACGGTTAAAACCGCTTACATATCGCCCTATAATGAAGCCATGACAGACAACTTAAGCAACGGATTGCAGGAAAAACCACGAACCGCGCTGATGAGCTCACAATACGCATTAATCGAACCACGCACCGCGCTAAAGAACCGCGCTAAAGAACCGCACTAACGAACCGCACTAACGAACCGCAAAGCCCTATCAACAAGTTGCCCGTCAACAACCGCCCAACAACCCGCCCGAGCAAGGAGTGAGCAAACGATGAAAACCGGCGTCCCGCCGCTTCCCGGGAAGAAACCGCTTCGGCCGATCAAGCCGGCGGGCGTATTCCTTCGCTTGATGAAACAGAAGGAGCTTCTTCTCATGACAATTCCGCTCATGGCGCTTGTCATCGTCTTCAACTATATGCCTTTGTACGGATGGATCATGGCGATCCAAGATTACAAGGTAGTGAAAGGAATTTCCGGCAGTCCGTTCGTCGGCGCGGACAAGTTCGTGCAACTGTTCCAGGACGACCAATTCTATCTTGTCCTGCGAAATACGCTGGTGATGGGTTTCCTCAATTTGATCTCCGGTTTCATCGGGGCAATCGTGCTCGCGTTAGCCTTAAACGAGATTCGCGTGAAATGGTTCAAGCGCACGGTGCAGACGATCACGTATATCCCCCATTTCGTGTCATGGGTCGTCATCGCCAATATTGCCCATATGGTGCTTTCCCCGGACGGAGGTTTGTTGAACGTCCTTCTGCAGAAAGTCGGCCTGCTCGAAAGCCCGTTCTATTTCATGGCGAAGGAGCAATGGTTCTGGCCGATCCATACGTTCCTGAGCTTCTGGAAGGAGGTCGGGTGGAGCTCGATCATCTATCTGGCGGTGCTCAGCGGAATTAATCCCGACCTATACGAGGCCGCGGACGTGGACGGAGCGGGAAGACTGCGTAAAATCTGGCACATCTCCATTCCCGGACTTATGCCCACGGCGATCATCCTGCTTACCTTGTCGGTCGGTTGGATTATCCAGAGCGGTTACGAGTCGCAATTCCTGCTCGGCAACCCGATCGTGCTCGATTACTCGGAAGTGCTCGACCTTTACGCGATGCGCTACTCGTTCCAGATCGGCGATTATTCGATCGGCGCTGCCATCAGTATTTTCAAATCCTTTGTCAGTATTCTAATGGTGCTGTCGATCAATTACTTAGCCAGACGGACCGGCTCCGGCAGGCTGATCTAGGGGGAGGGCGCGAGGATGAGAACAAACAAACACGGCACGGCGGATTTTTTCATCAATGTCGTCCTATACGCGGGATTGGCCTTATTCGGAGCGATGACGGTATATCCGTTCCTTAATCTGTTCGCGATCTCGTTTAACGATCCGCTTGACACGATCAGAGGGGGAATCTATCTCCTGCCGCGCATTTGGTCGCTCGATAACTATTCCATTATCTTCTCCAACGACAGGCTGCTCGGCGCATTCCTCCTGTCCATCGCCCGTACGATCGCCGGAACGGTGTTGGGCATCCTATGTACGGCGATGTTCGCCTACGCCCTTAGCTTGAAAGAGTTCATGCTCCGCAAGGCCTTCAACAGCGCGTTGGTGTTTACGCTCTATATTAACGGCGGCCTAATCCCGACTTATTTGCTGATTAAAAACCTGCACCTGATGAACAACTTTCTCGTCTATTTGCTGCCTTTGTTGGTGAACGCTTTCTTCATTATCATCATGCGCAGCTACTTCGAGACTTTACCTTCGGGGCTTACGGAATCGGCCAAGATCGACGGGGCAGGCCATTTCCAGACTCTGTTCCGAATTCTGCTCCCGGTCAGTTTGCCGGTTCTGGCCACGATTACGCTGTTCGTCGCGGTCACGCATTGGAACTCGTGGTTCGACAACTATTTGTACGCGAGTCGGTCGCCTCATCTGAGTCTGCTGCAATACGAGCTGATGAAAATACTGCTGAGCGCCATGAACCAATCCGTAGCGCAGCAAGCCCACATCGGGGAAAGCACCGTCAGCGCCGTGACGCCGCAGGCGATACGCGCAGCCATGACGATCGTCGTTACCGTACCGATTCTGGTCGTCTATCCGTTCCTTCAGAACTATTTTATCCAGGGGATGACCGTCGGAGCGATGAAAGAATAGCGATTAATGATGTATCTAAGGCTTAGGCCTTAAGATAAAATGAAGACAAGAAGAGGGGTAATACTCATGCGTAAGGGGAAATGGTTTACCGGCATCGTTCTTGCGTCAATAACGGCTCTAGCGGTTGCGGGATGCACGTCCGGCAACGGGAACAACGGCGGCGGTACGGACAAAGCTTCGCCCGCGGCATCCGCTTCCTCCAATTCGCCATCGGAGAGTAACGAGAAAACCGTCTACTCGATGGGCGTTGGGGATAGCAAGCTCGTTTGGGGCGGGCCGATTACCCAGAAGCTGACGGAGAAGACCGGCGTGGAGTTGAAATACGACGAAGTCGTCGGGGACCTGTTCCAGAAGTGGGATCTATGGCTTGCGGCTAGCGATTTCCCGGACATCGTTCGTCTCGATAACGAGCATTTGCAGAAATACATCGATGCCGGCGCCGTCATCCCCCTGGATGACCTGATCGACCAATACGGCCCGAACATTAAGGAGAAGTGGGGAGATTATCTGAATTTGCTTCGCCACGACGACGGCCATATTTACTCCTTATATTCGCTTAATCTGACCAAAGAAGCGCCGGCGAATGCCAAAGCGGGATTCGTCGTTCAGTACGACGTGCTGAGAGAAGCCGGATTTCCTACAATCAAAACGCTAGAGCAATTGTACGATGTCGTTAAAGCCTATGCCGACAAGTATCCGAAGATCGATGGCAAGGACACGGTCGCTTACGGTGCGGCAATGAATTCTTGGACGATTAATATATTTTTCAACAATCCGGCGACGAGCGCTTCGGGCAACCCCGATCACGGCAACTTTATCATCGACGCGGACGGTAACGTGCAGTGGAACCCGGTATCGGACTTCACGAAGCAATACTATAAATTTTTGAACAGATTGTTCAACGACAACATGCTGGACAAGGAAGCTTTCTCGATGGGCGATCAGGAGCTCCAAGCGAAAATGGCCCAAGGGCGAGTGCTCGCGGCCTATGCCCCGGCTTGGTTCTCGTCGGCGCCGGAGGCGTCGCTGCGCGCGGCAGGGCAACTCAATCGCCAGTATGCGCATATTCCGGTTTATTTCGACGAATCGGTCAGCGATCATAGCAATGCCATGACTCCGGCGAACGGAGGAACGCATGAATTCGCCATTACGACGAACGCCAAGAACCCGGAGAAAATCATGAAATTTTTCGACTATCTGTTCTCCGACGAAGGACAAATCCTTACGCAATGGGGCGTCGAAGGCGTACATTACGAGGTCAAGGACGGCAAGCGCGTTCAGAAGCCGGAATGGATCCAGAAGAAGCTATCCGATCCCGATGCGATCTATAAGGAAGGCTTCCGCAGCGAGTATACCGGTCAGACGACCAATTGGTTCAGCATCGGGGACGGCGCCAAGCTGGCGGATGGCGACTTCGCAACGCCGATCACCCAGGAGTCCGTCCGCAGCGAGTACGACGAGATGACTTTGGAAGTACTGAGCAAATACAACATTTCCACATGGGCCGAACTTCTGCCTCCCGTAGAGAAAGTGCCCGGTTATCTATGGCAACTGCCGCCGCCGAGCGACTCTAAGTTCAAGGTGATCGATCAGAAGCTGGACGATCTGAGAAGGAAAACGACGTCCGAGATCGTCATGGCCAAGAACGATGCCGAATTCGAGAAGGCTTTCGGGGATTTCGTCAAATCGGCCAAGGATATCGGATTGGAAAGCTATGAAGCTTCCTTTACTAAGGTATGGAAGGATTACGTCGCGAATTATCAATCAACGCTGGGCCAATAAGCCCGGGAGGACTCCTCGGCCGATCGGGCCGGGGAATCCGTCTTTGCGGATATTGCCCCGAACGGACGGAGGATCGCCGTGAGAATTCAGACCAAATTATTCGTCGTGTACTTGCTCGCGGCGATCCTGCTAATGGGAGCTTTGACGTATTTCCTGACGGAGAGAAGCGCAAGCTTGCTATTCGAAGCGATCACGGAGACGAAGGAGCAGACCCTTGCGCAAATTACGTCCAATCTGGACAACGAGCTGCGGTCCTACGAAGAAACGGCCAACTCTTTTTATCTGAACATTACGCTTCAGCAGATGCTGACCGAAAGATATGCGGACAAGAGGCTGGCCTACCGGGAGTATTTCGGTTTTTTGCAGCCTTATCTTTCCCTGCTTCAGGGGACGAAGGATATTTATCGCGTTAATTTTTACTCCGACAACCCGACCCTCCCTTTCGCCAACGTGATTCTCTTGGATGACGAAATCCGCGGGGAAGCGTGGTACAAGGCATTAATGGCGAAGCCTTCGGGCATGTACTGGACGAATTCGTATCCGGTGCCGATGTTCGACGAACGGGTATTCAGCTTGCGGCAGAAACTGGATTACTTGGAACCGGGGACGGAGTTGTACGCCTCGATTGAAGTACGGGAGAGAGAACTGCGCCAACTCGTTGCCGAGGAGAGCCGCGATGCGCGAATATTGTTCGTGTTGAAAGACGGCCATGTGCTGCTGGATAGCGCGGATCCCGAGAAAAAACGAGCCAAGCTGGAGCAATATTCGTTCGCTGCGGAGATCGGAGAAGGGGACGGACATTTTCAACTGGAGGAAGACGGGAGCTCGTCCTTGGTGTTGTACCGCCATCTGAATAGCCGAAGCGCGTTAAGGGATATGCAGGTGATCCTTCTCGTACCCTTGGACGAGCTAATGCCGAAAGTCGAACGAATGCGCTGGCTCGCTTACGTGATGTTATCCGTTTCCTGCGTGCTCGCGGCATTGCTCGTATACGGGCTATCGATCGGACTGACCAAGAGGCTGACGACGCTCGCGAAAAAAATGAGGAACGTGCATCAGGATCGATACCGCGGTTATGTGGAAGTAAAAGGGAACGACGAAATCAGCCAACTCGGCCGAATCTTCAACGAGATGGTCAAGCAACTGGAACGGCTGATTCGGGAAGTCTATCAGGCTGAGATAGACAGCAAGGAACTGGCTCTAAGAACTCGCGAAGCGGAATTTTACGCGCTTCAAGCGCAGATTAACCCGCATTATTTGTTTAACGTTCTGAATATGCTCCGTGCGAATCTGCTCGATCTTCAGGACGGCAAAAACGCGGATATCGTCGATATGATCGCCCGTACCTTCCGTTTTCTACTGCACAACAAATCGGAAAGGATCACGGTCCGGGAAGAGCTCGAACTGGTGGGGACGTATCTTAAGATACAGAAGCTGAGGTACGAGCACCGGCTGCAATTCCGGATCGAGGTACCCGAAGACGCGTTGGATCTGCTTATTCCCAAGCTGACCCTTCAGCCTTTGGTCGAGAACGCCTTGGCGCATGGGCTTGAACCGAATGCGGAACCTACGTTGATCCAAGTTTGCGGGGTAAAGAAAGGTGACGGCTGGCTCATTAGCGTCGAGGATAACGGGATCGGCATCGGCGAGGAACGGTTGACGGAAATCGGGGAGTGGTTATCTGGCAAGCAGTCCGTCCTATCCGAGAACCACATCGGCATAAGAAACGTGCATTATCGGTTGACGGCCATATTCGGGGCAGAGAGCGGTCTCCGGATAAGCAGCGAAGGCCGAGGCGCGAGGGCAGCATTTTATGTGCCGGCGAACGCGGCGGAATTGAGACGGGATGAGGGTTCGGAAGGAGCGATGCAAGATGCTGGACGTGCTCATCGTGGATGACGAGCCGGCTGCCTTAAGAGCGATGCGAGGCTTGATCCCTTGGGAGCAATACGGATTTCGAATCAGAGGGGAAGCGGCAAACGGGGAAGAGGCTCTTGAGCGCTTCAAGCAGTTCAAATTCGAACTGATCATTAGCGATATCCGCATGCCCCGGATGGACGGACTTCAGTTGATCGCGAGCATTCGCGAGCAATCGCAGGTGCCCATATTCGTGTTAAGCGGATACGGGGAATTCGAATACGCGCGCAGGGCGATGCAACTCGGCGTGAAAGATTATTTGCTTAAGCCCGTTAGCGCCGACGAATTGAGGGAGAAGCTGCTTGCGGTCAAATCCTTCATCGAGCAAGAAGCGATGGAGCGGACGAAGTGGCATCGCGGAATGCCGCTTGTTCGCGAGCAGTTGGTGCGGCGTTGGGCGCGCGGGTTGCTCGTCGACTCTCCGGCATTCCAAGAGTTCAAATTGCCGGGTCGAAGCGCAGGGAGCGAAACTCCGTTCTGCGTGTTCATCGTAGAGCTGACGGAGTTGCAACGCCTGAAGGAAGTTCAGTCCCGTACCGAGATTCAGCTTCGCAGGTTCGCCGTTCGCAATGTCGTAGAGGAACTGTTCGGCAGCGAGGGGATGTTGTTCGAGGAATCGTTGGAGCGTTTCGGCGTGATCTATATGCCTTCTTCGGAAATGCGAGACACGGAAGCCTTATTCAACAAGGCAACCGAGCTCCATAACCAGGTCATGCAGTTCGCCAAGGCCGATATCGCGGTTTCCGTCGGCCCGCTCGTCCTCTCGCCCGAGGATGTGCCGGATTCCTACGAGGCTGCTCTCGAGGTCATGAACAAGAAGGAGCTGCTTCGATCGGAGAAACCGGTATGGCTGGCGGAGCGGGTCAATCAAAGAAAAGACAGCCATTACTTGCTGGTCGAGGAAGTGAAGCAGATCGTTAAGGAACGCTACGCGACCAACCTCGAGCTCAAGCATATCGCAGGAGAATTGTTCGCCAATCCGAATCAATTGGGGCAGCTTTTTCGAGCGTACGCGGGGGTTTCCTTCAAGGATTATTTGTTGCGCAAAAGATTGGAAGCCGC
Encoded proteins:
- a CDS encoding cache domain-containing sensor histidine kinase, which translates into the protein MRIQTKLFVVYLLAAILLMGALTYFLTERSASLLFEAITETKEQTLAQITSNLDNELRSYEETANSFYLNITLQQMLTERYADKRLAYREYFGFLQPYLSLLQGTKDIYRVNFYSDNPTLPFANVILLDDEIRGEAWYKALMAKPSGMYWTNSYPVPMFDERVFSLRQKLDYLEPGTELYASIEVRERELRQLVAEESRDARILFVLKDGHVLLDSADPEKKRAKLEQYSFAAEIGEGDGHFQLEEDGSSSLVLYRHLNSRSALRDMQVILLVPLDELMPKVERMRWLAYVMLSVSCVLAALLVYGLSIGLTKRLTTLAKKMRNVHQDRYRGYVEVKGNDEISQLGRIFNEMVKQLERLIREVYQAEIDSKELALRTREAEFYALQAQINPHYLFNVLNMLRANLLDLQDGKNADIVDMIARTFRFLLHNKSERITVREELELVGTYLKIQKLRYEHRLQFRIEVPEDALDLLIPKLTLQPLVENALAHGLEPNAEPTLIQVCGVKKGDGWLISVEDNGIGIGEERLTEIGEWLSGKQSVLSENHIGIRNVHYRLTAIFGAESGLRISSEGRGARAAFYVPANAAELRRDEGSEGAMQDAGRAHRG
- a CDS encoding response regulator transcription factor, coding for MLDVLIVDDEPAALRAMRGLIPWEQYGFRIRGEAANGEEALERFKQFKFELIISDIRMPRMDGLQLIASIREQSQVPIFVLSGYGEFEYARRAMQLGVKDYLLKPVSADELREKLLAVKSFIEQEAMERTKWHRGMPLVREQLVRRWARGLLVDSPAFQEFKLPGRSAGSETPFCVFIVELTELQRLKEVQSRTEIQLRRFAVRNVVEELFGSEGMLFEESLERFGVIYMPSSEMRDTEALFNKATELHNQVMQFAKADIAVSVGPLVLSPEDVPDSYEAALEVMNKKELLRSEKPVWLAERVNQRKDSHYLLVEEVKQIVKERYATNLELKHIAGELFANPNQLGQLFRAYAGVSFKDYLLRKRLEAAKDLLIFTDKKVYEIAEEVGFKEIDWFYKKFKLHTGKSANEFRTKS
- a CDS encoding ABC transporter permease gives rise to the protein MKTGVPPLPGKKPLRPIKPAGVFLRLMKQKELLLMTIPLMALVIVFNYMPLYGWIMAIQDYKVVKGISGSPFVGADKFVQLFQDDQFYLVLRNTLVMGFLNLISGFIGAIVLALALNEIRVKWFKRTVQTITYIPHFVSWVVIANIAHMVLSPDGGLLNVLLQKVGLLESPFYFMAKEQWFWPIHTFLSFWKEVGWSSIIYLAVLSGINPDLYEAADVDGAGRLRKIWHISIPGLMPTAIILLTLSVGWIIQSGYESQFLLGNPIVLDYSEVLDLYAMRYSFQIGDYSIGAAISIFKSFVSILMVLSINYLARRTGSGRLI
- a CDS encoding extracellular solute-binding protein, with translation MRKGKWFTGIVLASITALAVAGCTSGNGNNGGGTDKASPAASASSNSPSESNEKTVYSMGVGDSKLVWGGPITQKLTEKTGVELKYDEVVGDLFQKWDLWLAASDFPDIVRLDNEHLQKYIDAGAVIPLDDLIDQYGPNIKEKWGDYLNLLRHDDGHIYSLYSLNLTKEAPANAKAGFVVQYDVLREAGFPTIKTLEQLYDVVKAYADKYPKIDGKDTVAYGAAMNSWTINIFFNNPATSASGNPDHGNFIIDADGNVQWNPVSDFTKQYYKFLNRLFNDNMLDKEAFSMGDQELQAKMAQGRVLAAYAPAWFSSAPEASLRAAGQLNRQYAHIPVYFDESVSDHSNAMTPANGGTHEFAITTNAKNPEKIMKFFDYLFSDEGQILTQWGVEGVHYEVKDGKRVQKPEWIQKKLSDPDAIYKEGFRSEYTGQTTNWFSIGDGAKLADGDFATPITQESVRSEYDEMTLEVLSKYNISTWAELLPPVEKVPGYLWQLPPPSDSKFKVIDQKLDDLRRKTTSEIVMAKNDAEFEKAFGDFVKSAKDIGLESYEASFTKVWKDYVANYQSTLGQ
- a CDS encoding carbohydrate ABC transporter permease translates to MRTNKHGTADFFINVVLYAGLALFGAMTVYPFLNLFAISFNDPLDTIRGGIYLLPRIWSLDNYSIIFSNDRLLGAFLLSIARTIAGTVLGILCTAMFAYALSLKEFMLRKAFNSALVFTLYINGGLIPTYLLIKNLHLMNNFLVYLLPLLVNAFFIIIMRSYFETLPSGLTESAKIDGAGHFQTLFRILLPVSLPVLATITLFVAVTHWNSWFDNYLYASRSPHLSLLQYELMKILLSAMNQSVAQQAHIGESTVSAVTPQAIRAAMTIVVTVPILVVYPFLQNYFIQGMTVGAMKE